TTTTTGATATAGTCCTCTAAAGTAGACCTGAGTTGTTCCCGATTAATTGGCTGTTTTTCCACGTAAGTTTGACCAACAGCATCAATAGTCACAGGTAATATTTCTCGTCCCACTTGTGATACGACATTAGCAGCAGATGTACCTGTTTTAGCTTTGGGCAAATCGATGTTAATTGCCTGCTGTCGAGTAAATTGTAAAGCCGCCAAAATAAAGAACGTCAAAATACAAAAAATGACATCAATGAGAGGAAGGATTTGAATTTGAGCTTCTTCTACAGGGCTATGTAAGTTAATTTTCATTTTATAAATCTCGTGCTTATTGGGGCTTTTTGTCAGCTATCGTTTGGTCTAGGTAGATCCGACTGTGGTGGTGGTTCGGGAGTTTCACTAAACCCTCTACCTTTTTTTCGGGGGGAGTTCAAGCTATCCTGAGAATCTCGAATGATAGTTTGAGGTAGTGCCAAAGTGTCAGGTGTCGTTTCTGTGTAGTTAGGAGGTGACTGACGGTACAGCAACTCCAAATCATTACCTGCTTTGTGAAAAACTTTGACTTGATTGACCACAAGACCTTGGAAGAGACGATAAAACACTAAAGTTGCGATAGCAACAATCAAACCAAATGCCGTGCTAATAAGGGCTTGACCGATACCTGCAGGTACATTTGCAGTCGCTTCAGTACCCAAATCCCCAATTCGTAAATCACCAAGAGATTGAATCAACCCCAAAACCGTGCCTAATAATCCTAATAGGGGTGCAAGGGCTAT
This genomic interval from Scytonema hofmannii PCC 7110 contains the following:
- a CDS encoding MotA/TolQ/ExbB proton channel family protein, whose product is MDILDLFKKGGPAMWPLLALSILSLSVIFERLWFWLRILNQERQIVERVLDAAETDWGTAREIAKKRIDQPIGRFLYAPLRFLNSDAETFRLALEATAEDELAGMRRGEKMLEAVIALAPLLGLLGTVLGLIQSLGDLRIGDLGTEATANVPAGIGQALISTAFGLIVAIATLVFYRLFQGLVVNQVKVFHKAGNDLELLYRQSPPNYTETTPDTLALPQTIIRDSQDSLNSPRKKGRGFSETPEPPPQSDLPRPNDS